The following proteins come from a genomic window of Pontibacillus halophilus JSM 076056 = DSM 19796:
- a CDS encoding glutamate-1-semialdehyde 2,1-aminomutase encodes MNIDTSIELYKEANTHILGGVNSPSRAYKGVGGGTPVFMDTAKGAYFWDVDGNKYIDYLAAYGPIITGHAHPHITDAITRAAQNGVLYGTPTKMENQFAKMIKEAIPSIEKLRFVNSGTEAVMTTIRVARAYTNRTKMIKFTGCYHGHSDAVLVEAGSGPATLGTPDSAGIPETVAQEMITVPFNDIEAFKEAMDKFGDEVAGVMVEPIVGNFGIVEPLPGFLQEVKNITHEHGGLLIFDEVITAFRFHYGSAQDLVSVEPDMTALGKIIGGGLPIGAYGGRVDIMEQVAPLGPAYQAGTMAGNPASISAGIACLEVLKEEGTYDRLDQLGRMLEEGIQKHAETYQLPVSINRLKGALTVYFTTETVTNYEQADQSDGEMFAKFFHLMLEQGINLAPSKFEAWFLTISHTEEDIKETLEAVEQSFAALAKEQA; translated from the coding sequence ATGAACATTGATACATCTATAGAGTTATATAAAGAAGCGAATACACACATTCTAGGCGGAGTGAACTCCCCATCCCGTGCTTATAAAGGTGTTGGAGGAGGCACACCAGTCTTTATGGACACGGCCAAAGGCGCATACTTTTGGGATGTAGACGGGAATAAATACATCGATTATTTAGCTGCCTACGGACCAATCATCACCGGGCACGCTCACCCTCACATTACAGACGCGATTACAAGAGCAGCTCAGAACGGCGTCCTATATGGCACCCCTACGAAGATGGAGAATCAATTTGCCAAGATGATTAAAGAAGCCATTCCATCTATCGAGAAACTGCGCTTCGTCAACTCTGGTACTGAGGCAGTTATGACGACCATCCGCGTCGCACGCGCCTACACAAACCGCACGAAGATGATTAAATTTACTGGCTGCTACCACGGTCATTCTGATGCTGTTCTCGTAGAAGCAGGTTCAGGTCCGGCAACACTTGGCACTCCAGACTCTGCTGGAATTCCAGAGACAGTGGCACAGGAAATGATCACTGTACCTTTTAATGATATCGAAGCGTTCAAAGAAGCCATGGACAAATTCGGCGATGAAGTAGCAGGTGTAATGGTTGAACCAATCGTCGGGAACTTTGGAATTGTTGAACCATTACCAGGTTTCCTACAAGAAGTGAAGAACATCACCCATGAACACGGCGGATTGCTTATCTTTGATGAAGTGATCACAGCATTCCGATTCCATTATGGAAGTGCACAAGACCTCGTTTCGGTTGAACCAGATATGACAGCACTTGGGAAGATTATCGGAGGCGGCCTTCCTATCGGTGCATATGGCGGGCGTGTAGATATCATGGAACAAGTCGCTCCACTAGGACCTGCCTATCAAGCTGGCACGATGGCAGGAAACCCTGCTTCCATCTCAGCAGGAATCGCTTGTCTTGAAGTGTTAAAGGAAGAAGGAACGTACGACAGGCTAGACCAATTAGGTCGCATGCTTGAAGAAGGGATTCAAAAGCACGCAGAGACTTATCAACTCCCTGTTAGCATCAATCGCCTTAAAGGAGCCCTAACGGTTTACTTCACAACAGAAACCGTTACAAACTACGAGCAAGCTGACCAATCCGACGGAGAGATGTTTGCGAAGTTCTTCCACCTTATGCTTGAACAAGGCATCAATCTCGCACCTTCTAAATTCGAGGCTTGGTTCCTAACCATTTCTCATACAGAAGAAGACATTAAAGAAACGCTTGAAGCTGTTGAACAGTCATTCGCAGCCCTCGCTAAAGAACAAGCATAG
- a CDS encoding potassium channel family protein → MGITFMVVIALLLLASLYQWLKPSKCEFRAFSFTHFYTLLTVYLNCMIGFGLMYYILGSEGIVLLEGNLLHEAPAIERLGHAIYFSGVTLMTVGYGDITPIGLGRYLAMGEAMVGYILPASFFVHYIQTSRTDDS, encoded by the coding sequence ATGGGCATTACATTCATGGTTGTGATTGCTCTCTTGTTGTTGGCAAGTCTCTATCAATGGTTGAAGCCAAGTAAATGTGAGTTTCGAGCCTTCTCATTCACCCACTTCTATACGCTTTTGACTGTCTATTTAAACTGTATGATTGGCTTTGGGCTTATGTATTACATACTTGGCTCGGAGGGAATCGTTTTATTGGAAGGGAATTTGTTGCATGAGGCACCTGCAATCGAAAGACTTGGACATGCCATTTACTTTAGCGGTGTCACGTTAATGACAGTAGGGTATGGGGATATAACACCAATTGGTCTTGGACGTTACCTCGCTATGGGGGAGGCGATGGTCGGTTACATTCTACCCGCATCGTTCTTCGTGCACTATATTCAGACAAGCAGAACGGACGACTCGTGA
- the bcp gene encoding thioredoxin-dependent thiol peroxidase gives MSMIGEAAPNFELKASNGETVKLSDYKGKHIVLYFYPKDMTPGCTTEACDFRDHHESFKELDAVILGVSPDPVERHKKFIDKHELPFVLLADEDHAVAEAYDVWKLKKNFGKEYMGIERSTFIIDKEGTVAKEYRKVKVKDHVEEALTYIRENLSK, from the coding sequence ATGAGTATGATTGGAGAAGCAGCACCAAACTTTGAATTGAAAGCCTCTAACGGCGAAACCGTTAAACTATCTGACTATAAAGGGAAGCATATCGTTCTTTATTTCTATCCGAAAGACATGACGCCAGGGTGTACTACGGAAGCGTGTGACTTCAGAGACCATCATGAGAGCTTTAAGGAATTAGATGCGGTCATTCTTGGAGTAAGCCCGGATCCTGTGGAGCGTCACAAGAAATTTATTGATAAGCATGAGCTGCCGTTTGTCTTATTAGCTGATGAAGACCATGCAGTGGCAGAAGCCTATGATGTATGGAAACTGAAGAAGAACTTTGGTAAAGAGTATATGGGGATTGAACGTTCAACTTTCATCATTGATAAGGAAGGAACAGTAGCGAAAGAATACCGCAAAGTTAAGGTGAAAGACCATGTGGAAGAAGCATTAACGTACATTAGAGAGAACCTATCCAAATAG
- a CDS encoding D-2-hydroxyacid dehydrogenase, with product MLAVTTCKVQSRIQAELVEKYPMVTFQFCESMEEAEAYLSRADLFITYGEDVTPEHIKAAPLLKWIMVLSAGMDKMPFKEIEARKIMVTNARGIHAIPMAEYAIGMLLQTYRESKTIIEYEKAHKWGKSLRMNELTGRTMLIVGAGAIGQELGRLAKAFRIKTIGISRSGTKKEYMDVNGRVDDLDEYLSEADIVVSILPSTKETRYLFTESSFKKMKDDAIFLNMGRGDVVQDTVLMDALHQRQIAYAILDVFEQEPLPAAHPFWSMERVTVTPHHSGVSPQYQPRAFEIFKHNLDVFLNEEGDYQNVYDWNRGY from the coding sequence ATGTTAGCTGTAACAACGTGTAAAGTACAGAGTAGGATACAAGCTGAATTAGTAGAGAAATACCCAATGGTCACGTTTCAATTCTGTGAGTCGATGGAAGAGGCTGAAGCTTATTTATCCCGTGCAGATCTATTCATTACATATGGAGAAGACGTTACGCCTGAACATATTAAAGCGGCCCCTCTTCTAAAGTGGATTATGGTGCTATCGGCTGGAATGGATAAGATGCCGTTTAAAGAGATTGAAGCAAGAAAGATCATGGTGACAAATGCCAGAGGAATTCATGCTATTCCAATGGCAGAGTACGCGATTGGAATGCTCCTCCAAACGTATCGAGAATCGAAGACGATTATAGAATATGAGAAAGCCCACAAATGGGGGAAATCGTTGAGGATGAACGAACTAACTGGTCGCACGATGCTGATTGTCGGAGCTGGGGCAATCGGGCAGGAACTGGGAAGATTAGCGAAAGCTTTCCGTATTAAGACCATTGGCATCTCTCGTTCAGGAACGAAGAAGGAGTATATGGATGTGAATGGCCGAGTAGATGATTTGGATGAGTATTTATCTGAAGCAGATATTGTAGTGTCCATACTGCCAAGTACGAAAGAAACGCGGTATTTATTTACGGAATCTTCTTTTAAGAAGATGAAAGACGATGCAATCTTCTTGAACATGGGTAGAGGTGACGTAGTTCAGGATACTGTATTAATGGATGCATTGCATCAAAGGCAAATTGCCTATGCCATCCTTGATGTATTCGAGCAAGAACCTCTTCCGGCAGCCCATCCATTCTGGAGTATGGAAAGAGTAACGGTTACCCCACACCATTCAGGGGTTTCCCCTCAATATCAGCCAAGAGCCTTTGAAATCTTTAAGCACAACCTAGATGTCTTCTTAAATGAAGAAGGAGATTACCAGAATGTCTACGATTGGAATAGGGGGTATTAA
- a CDS encoding cob(I)yrinic acid a,c-diamide adenosyltransferase, with product MKIYTKSGDKGETSLIYGDRVPKNDVRVDAYGTCDEANSMIGLSLSYLQKEDFLAKEDTLETLHRIQTILFHVGAELATPKGKKVKWQVTSEHIDELEAKIDEWDESLPQLQQFILPSGHEASSTLHVARTVVRRAERLSVAIGDLENELVISYLNRLSDFLFVAARYVNAQLGGEELPLKTDV from the coding sequence ATGAAGATTTATACGAAATCCGGAGACAAAGGGGAGACTTCGCTTATTTATGGCGATCGTGTTCCTAAGAATGACGTGCGGGTAGATGCCTATGGAACTTGTGATGAAGCCAATAGCATGATTGGCTTGTCTTTAAGTTATTTGCAGAAAGAGGATTTCCTTGCAAAGGAAGATACGCTTGAAACGTTACATCGCATTCAGACCATATTATTCCATGTCGGTGCAGAGCTTGCTACTCCTAAAGGCAAGAAAGTAAAATGGCAAGTGACATCCGAGCATATCGACGAACTAGAAGCAAAGATTGATGAGTGGGATGAATCCTTGCCACAGCTGCAGCAATTTATCTTGCCCTCAGGTCATGAAGCATCGAGTACCTTGCATGTTGCACGTACCGTGGTTAGAAGAGCGGAACGACTAAGTGTTGCAATCGGTGACTTGGAGAATGAGTTAGTGATTTCCTATTTAAATCGCTTGTCCGACTTCCTATTTGTTGCAGCACGCTATGTGAATGCTCAACTAGGTGGAGAAGAGTTGCCTCTTAAAACAGATGTATAG
- the perR gene encoding peroxide-responsive transcriptional repressor PerR, which translates to MTVSEHKLQEALDTLKGSNVRITPQRHAVLEYLINAMIHPTADDIYKALEGKFPNMSVATVYNNLRVFKEIGLVRELTYGDSSSRFDFNTTEHYHVICDHCGKIVDFHYPSLDEVESLAEQVTGFEVRNHRMEVYGTCSDCKTSH; encoded by the coding sequence ATGACGGTGTCTGAACATAAATTGCAAGAAGCATTAGACACACTAAAGGGATCTAACGTCCGTATTACCCCACAACGTCATGCGGTGCTTGAATATCTCATTAATGCAATGATCCATCCGACAGCTGATGATATTTACAAAGCGCTTGAAGGAAAGTTTCCAAACATGAGTGTCGCCACAGTCTATAACAATCTTCGTGTCTTCAAGGAGATTGGACTTGTTCGCGAGTTGACGTATGGAGATTCCTCTAGTCGCTTCGACTTCAACACAACAGAACACTATCACGTGATCTGTGACCACTGTGGAAAGATAGTCGATTTCCATTACCCTTCTTTAGATGAAGTGGAGTCATTAGCTGAACAAGTAACTGGATTTGAAGTACGCAATCACCGTATGGAAGTGTACGGAACTTGTTCCGACTGTAAAACTTCTCATTAA
- a CDS encoding YgzB family protein — protein sequence MVSVKYSNKINKVRTFALSLVFVGFGVMYIGLFFRETAWLMGLFMILGMLSVGLSTVVYFWIGMLSTKTVQVICPNCEKPTKLLGRVDACMHCKEPLTLDKNLEGKEFDERYNSKKYREPSQ from the coding sequence ATGGTGAGTGTTAAGTATTCAAACAAAATCAATAAGGTCCGCACATTTGCGCTTAGCTTAGTATTTGTCGGGTTCGGGGTCATGTATATTGGTTTGTTTTTCCGAGAGACAGCTTGGCTTATGGGGTTATTTATGATTCTAGGGATGTTGTCCGTAGGTCTTAGTACAGTGGTTTATTTCTGGATAGGGATGTTGTCAACAAAGACCGTCCAAGTCATCTGTCCAAACTGCGAGAAACCTACAAAGTTACTCGGCCGAGTTGATGCATGCATGCATTGCAAAGAGCCGCTAACGCTTGATAAGAATTTAGAAGGTAAAGAATTTGATGAACGTTACAATTCGAAAAAGTACCGTGAGCCGTCACAGTAG